Genomic DNA from Acomys russatus chromosome 24, mAcoRus1.1, whole genome shotgun sequence:
TCTAACTCTTACACACCAAGTGTGTAACTCTTACACACCAAGTGTGAGGCTTCCCTTGGAGAAGTCAGAGCCAGTAGGTTCCACAGCAGGTGGGGTTACCCACTGTTTAGAAAGAAACTAAATGTCCTTGGTGATTTCATTGTGGCCACATTACAGCTATGCCTCCGGAGAAAGTCTGGTTCTGGCTGCCTTCGCTTTCCAGTTTTGCACTGTCTTGCATCATGCGTTGCAGGTTATGGACAGCGTAATGGGTTTCCAGTAAGCTGGCCGGATCGAATTTCTTAGATTGAGTGAGTCATTGCTAAGAACCTTGCGTGAGAGCAGGAAGCAGCCCATGGAAGTTTCTGCCCTTGCTAACCTGCCAAATTGGGGAAGCAGACCACTTTCTAGCCTAAACAGAGCGGACAATGTTTCCACAGCCTTGAGAGTGGCACATTGGTGGTCTAGGCTTTAACCGTGCGAACTTCCTTGTTCTCTGTATGATTTtggagttttcatttctttctttctttttctttttcttccccccccccccccctttttggtttttccagacagggtgtctctgtgtagtcttggctatcctagacttgctttgtagaccaggctggccttgaactcacatcagtgtgcttgcttctacctctcagagtgctggtattaaaggtgtgcgccaccccacGCTTGGCCCGAATTTgggagttttggtttggtttggttttggttttctgggggtgtttgtttgtttgttcgagatagggtttctctgtgtaacagccctggctgtactggactcacttggtagtccaggctggccttgaactcacagagatccacctgcttctgcttcccgagtactgggattaaaggtatgcaccactgtgcccagcccgcTTTTGGGAGTTTTTATGTGGTGGAAATCTCTAGTTACTGACTAGTGAGGGAGGATTTCTGTAGGAGGAAATCTTGGGTTAGTTCGTGTTGAGTGTTAGAAGTCTGCCAAGTATAAATGAGTTGCTTACCCGGGTCTTTCTAATGCTGCAGTGGTCACAGACATTAACAGCAGTGTTTGTACTTGATTTAGGTGGCTGTAGGGTCCTCTTTGACTCCTCAACCTCTGTTCtgtgttttatctattctgtatATTTTAATCGCCTTTCTCACAGAACTAGCACAATTAAGAGTTACAAAATTAATCCACTAAAATCAAAGTGCTTGGCATGGGGCCTACTCTCATGATGGGTGGGCCTCTCTTCTGCCACCTCTGGAATTTTTGTTGGAAAACAGTTGGCATTGCATTGTCTACCAGGTAATGCAGTGTGGGACAGGAGCCTTGGAGACATGAATGAGtacatatttagaaatacatCAGCCGGAAGTAAGGTAGATTTTTTAAGACACATCTGCCTGgagtcattttgctttgtttattaaGCATTATGACCACAGAGTAGAACCTTGTTAATGAAGGTTGCCTGCGCTGTTTACccaattctttttggtttttcgagacagggtttcttgtttaCCCAATTCTTAGGGTTCAGGCCTGGCCCTCATTGCATTTATAGTTTCTGATAGCTCCCATCTAGATGCCTTTTGGGCTGGAGAACGTGAGTCATGCTCTCCATTTGGTTTTATTCAAAAGTATTTAGAAattgtcttttttggggggggtggagggtggggatgaCTAAACCAGATTTATCTTCTAGGTGAATAATATATTCACCTGGCCACCAGGTGAGGTATATGACAGGACAATTTAACAAGTGTTTCTCACTCCAGGAGTTCTAGTAATTAATATTTGCATGAAGCACAGAGAAGCATTCCAAAGACTTTTGGAACATGTGTATTtcaatatgtgtgtatacttgtgtgtaccccagcatttgggaggttatatttcctttttcattcattcattctttcttttctttttctttctttttttgttttgtctgtttgtttgttttttgtttttcgagacagggtttctctgtgtagccttggctgtacaaAATGgcttttgttgaccaggctggcctcgaactcactgagatccagctgcctctgcttctgcagaCATGCGCCATCGTAGCTGGCTTCAAAGTCTCCATTTACCTGTGTGGAGTGGCGTGAGTTGGTTATCCAGCTGTGGCATTCCATGAAACCTGTGGTGGACTGTCCAGACAGCAAAGATTATTACACATTTCCAGTAGAACTTTTTCTTAGCCCAGATGGCTACTTAACATGAATTGTCCAACATTTTGTTTCTTACTGTCTCTTGTGTAAGCTAAGTTTGTAGCAGAATTTGGAACACACTCAGGAATCAGTAAAGCACAAAAATTTGAGACAGTAAGTGACAGGCAGCGTTTGCCCCTCACCCCAGCACTTGTGTCACCCGTGGGCGGCTTTTCCAGTCTAAGGAAATGCCTGTTGGAATGCTGCGCTGTTCCCTGTCCTTTTCCATCCCCAGACTTCCCTTCTGGGGGACCCGCAGGGTGGAGGTCTGGCAGCTAGCTGCTCTTCAAAGCTTAGCCTCTGAGCCTTTTAGTTCTCCTTAGGCACTTCCCTTCTGCTGTGTGCTGTCGTGTTCTCACTTGTTACCGGCTCCACCCTAGTGTTTCCTCTTAGATGAGAGTTAGGCTTCACAGAGCAGTGGGTCAGGGACTGGTCTTTGTGGTATAAGTCATGCGCCAGTCACAGGGCTCCCTACAGGAAATGCTCGGTGCTTTGGTCATTACAGAAAATAGCTTTTGTCCAGTGTAATGCTTTGAATGGTTCATACAGGTCATGGTGGCACAGGACGATTGTTGTGAGCTTGAGACCATCTTGGGCTACAGTATGAAATCTTGTCTTCAGATGGAAAAACTTCAGatttcagacattttctttttgaaacatgtAGAAATCTAAAACAGCAAAGCATGTTAGGCACAAGGAGAAACTCACCGCTGCTGCCTTTTGATGAGGATGGGCATCTAGGCCTGTGACCATATCACTCTGAACATGGCCAGTCTGTTTTGACAGTTAGCAGGATCAGCCATGGCTTGTACTCTGATGGGAGAATGTATGGTATTTGGGGACTCAAAAGTAGAAAAGTTGCTCAAAATTCagcttgtttttactttttatttcttacttattttttggtttttgtttttgtttttgcagacagggtttctctgtgtagccttggctgtcctagaattcactctgtagaccaggctggcctcgaactcacaaagatccgcctgcctctgcctcctgactgctgggattaaaggagtgtgacaccacacccatcTCGCCAGCTAGTTTTTTTAAaccagggttttttttctttctttctttctttctttctttttttcccacacTTTGTAACACAAGTGCAGAGAACTTCTGGAACTCTTTGAAGTCTGTGGGTGCCACTGTGATCACACTGAGTGTTCTCTGACCCACTGGTATCAGGTACCAGACAGGTATCGATGGCATATGCCTTCATCGAGAGATGAAGACAAAAAATCAGGTCAAGGCCGTGTTCTGATTTGCTTTTGACTATGTCTCAAATCCTTTAAAAAACAGAGACAACAAAACTACATGCTAACCTGTCTCAAGGAAGGACCTAGATAGAAACTTTGTCATGGCATCATCCCTGATTTTGGAAGAATTACTCTGTTCGGTTTGTCCCTGTGTTATGGTAGAGTCCACAGTTCCATTGTTACTCATTGGCCTGGAGTTTGGTCTTGGTTTCATCGGGTCGCCTATCAGTGTGACCATTTGTAACACTTGCTTATTTTATACTTATAAAGAAATTTGTCTCATTTTGGAGCCATCTATGATGAGGTAGGAGAGCAATTAACACCCTCTGAAATTTTGAAGCATTGTCATTTAGCAGAAACAAGATAACATAATTGTAGTAAAGTCAATGCTTGACATGATCGAAACTGGTCATTTTAGAGTCAGTTCCATTAGAAATTGTCCTCCGATCCTTAAGGGCTGGGTCCTAGGGATGCTGAGAAAGTCAGACGTGTGAGCAGGTGGCCCACCAGAATTTATTTCAGCCCATGTTTGTACAGAATTGGAACTGGTGGtttggtggtggcagcggcggtggtggtgatggtgatggctgtggtggtggtgatggctgtggtggtggtggtggctgtggtggtggtgatggctgtggtggtggtgatggctgtggtggtgatggctgtggtggtggtggctgtggtggtggtggtggctgtggtggtggtgatggctgtggtggtggtgatggctgtggtggtgatggctgtggtggtggtggtggctgtggtggtgatggctgtggtgatggctgtggtggtgatggctgtggtggtggtgatggctgtggtggtggtacTGTTACTGCTACATCTTGGCACTGGAGGAGGAGGGCTGATTGTTCAGGGTCCACATGGGCTATATGATCCCCTGTTTCAAAAGACACAAACTTGCCCAGGTGGTACTgctgtacccctttaatcccagcacaggcagaggcggggtggtctctgtgaatttgaggacagcctggggccacacagaggaactcaaaacaaacaaactgaatattggttggttggttggggtttttgtttgttttgggttttgtttttgtttttgtttttccagacagggtttggttggcctgcctctgcctcccgagtgctggaattaaaggcgtgcaccaccacacctggctggttggtttggtgttttaagacagggtttctctgtgtaaccttggctgtcctggaacttgctctataaatcaggctgccctcaaactcatattccacctctctctgccctgctctgggatgtcttttttttttttttttttttaaatagtgtatttgatttgcattggtgttttgtctgcatgtatatctgtgagagggtgtcagatcctctggaactggaataatgacagttgtgaactgccatgtggatgctgggactcccaACAgggggtcctctgaaagagcagcaggtgcttttaacctatgagccatgtctctagcctcAGTTTATTGTTTTCAATATAAGTGATCTATAAATGGAAAATAACTTAAACTTCCTATGTTTTTAGATTTTCCCAAAActgctttggggctggagaaaaggctccaGTGGCaagtatggtgacacatgccttaatCCAAGCCCTTGGCAGGTGGAGCAGGACTGTCTGGGCTACCGAGTGAGGCATTATCTCAGAATAGTAATGCTAATTAAAGTGAAACCTTGGCCTCGCTTTGTAAGATTTTCCCATGTCTTAAATTTGATATCTTCAGGCTCTGGAACAGTGATTGTGTTTTAGGGACAGTTTTAGGATTTGAGGGGTCTGGGTCAGGGGTGCGCCAAGCTTAGCATACACTCGCTGCCTTTATCCTTTGAAGGGTTAGGTAGTCCTCTTTACTGATTTGTTCTTGCCCTAGACACTAACACTTAGTAGCAAGTCAGTTTCTCTCTGTAAACAAGGTATTTGCTGGACACATCAAAGCCCAGTCTTCTCTCAGAGATGAATGGCTCATTGTTTTTGCTATAATTTCTATTGTAAAggggtgtgggtttttttttttttttttaagatttatttatgtatacagtgctgtgcctacatgctagaagagggcaccagatctcattatagatggttgtgagctaccatgaggttgctgggacttgaactcaggacctttggaagagcagacagggctcttaacctctaagctgtctctccagccccaggattttttttttttttttaaagcacactaGTGTGAAATGTGCATAAGTTTGTGTATTTCTGTTATTACTCAGTCATTACTGATCCAAACTGTGATTAGACTGGGTGGCTATAGATAGACACTGTTGCTTTTAAGAAATAGATTGAGAGAGAAGGGAGTCTTTAAGCTGCAGAGGCACTAACAATGGACACCCAGAAAGATGTTCAACCCCCAAGGCAGCAGCCAATGATATGTACTTGGGGAGAGTGTCACaccaaaaaggaaataataaaatccaGGCATCCAATCAGACGCAGAGAATGTGGATACAGAATAATGTACAAGAAAAGGACTAAGAGACTGGTGGTTTTTGATGCTCGATGAAGTGGGAATTTAGGAATGTTCGTGCATTTGCCCCGTTGATGTTTATCTTCGTTGTATAGCTTTTCACTTAGCTTACTTAATGAATACAACTGTATACATAGGgtttcattttagaaatgcaattgtatttttaatactttgtatAAAGGAAATTTCAGTTCAACATAACTTCTAATTTATTGTTCTTGTAATCTTACACACAATGAAGATTAAAATTGTttcccaaaccaaaaaaaaaaaaaaaaaagaaatagattgaGTGAATGGCATTAACAGCATTCCTGTGGATTTTAGACCTGTATTCCCATAGTGTGTGTTCTCCCCCATCAATGATGACATGCAGTGAATTAACCCGCGTGGACCATCTTAACCatgttttccccttccttttctgttttaaacatAGGACATGGATTTGATTGACATTCTTTGGAGGCAAGACATAGATCTTGGGGTCAGTCGAGAAGTGTTTGACTTTAGTCAGCGCCAGAAGGACTGTGAgctggaaaaacagaagaaactagaaaaggagaggcaggagcagctCCAGAAGGAACAGGAGAAGGCCTTTTTCGCTCAGTTACAACTGGATGAAGAGACAGGAGAGTTCCTCCCAATTCAGTCAGCCCAGCACATTCAGACCGACACCAGTGGATCTGCTAGCTACTCCCAGGTATGCTTAGTTCTGGGGAAAGACTATAGTGGGATTTGAGGGAAAATGGACTGAGAAAGCAGACCACCTGTGCCTGGGCTCTTGGTCTGCCATCTATTTACCATGTCTTTTGTGACCAAGTTACATTACCCCAGCTTAGCTTCCTGATGAGGTCAATACCTGAGTGAGCTCTGGAGGGGATCCTTGTGCTGCTCAGGACACAGGTCGCATTGTGAGTTCCACTGTGGGTAGGGAAAGGAGTTGGCGCCACTAAGCGTGTTGTGGCAGGCATGACTCTACTTGGATGAGTAACTGGTTTAACTTAACCGTGGGAATACTATGATTCCCATGTCATATGTTGATGAACAACTAAAGCCTAAAAGGGTTAAATCATTTGCCCAGGTCACTCAAAACTTAGGGGAGGCTGTTGCctagcacaaagccctgggttcagtcccagcactgttTGTTTAAAAGCGGAAGGACAGccaggcacctttaatcccagcacttgggaggcagaggcagacggatcactgtgagttctaggccagcctggtctacaaagtgagtccaggacagccaaggctcaaaaaacaaaacaaaaccaaaaaaagacataagtaaataaaataaaaggggaagGGGACTGATATTTGAACCCAAGTGATCTGGTTTGAATTTGTGCAAGAAACTGAGTtctgagggctggtgagatggctcagaggactcaggttcaaattccagcacccacctgacagctcacaactgtctgtaactctaagatctgacactctcacatagacatacatgctggcaaaacaccaatgcacataaaataaaggtaaataaagataaaaaaaaataaacttttaaaaaagaaagaaattgagtagTGAAGTGAGCTCATTGGTTATTGTGAACAATTTTTAGTGCCAGTCCTGACTCCTGGGCTTAGAACACTAATGAATGGTCTTCCTTTCCAGGTTGCCTACATTCCCAAACCAGATGCCTTGTACTTTGAAGACTGCATGCAGCTTTTGGCAGAGACATTCCCATTTGTAGATGACCATGAGGTATAATGTTTGCTTAACAGCAAAACTCCCTTATCTGGTTTTAGTCTCTTTAATGTGTCACTaattaagagaataaaagaaaattagagaaggAAAATTTTAATCAAAGAAATTCTTTGTCAAGTAAACTGTACATGTAGCTATACAATAAACCTATCCATAATACTAACCCACAAGCCCATTTTACTGTACAGCTAGAAACATGAGTCAGAACAATTTTCTATGGGAAATGGATTTAGGTAAATAAAGTATATTGACTCGTAAAGAGCAACTATTAGCCAGTACTTCTGTTAACAGTCTTAATTTGTTGTTTGAAGCACTGTGCTAAATAGTATACAGACAAACTAAGGCCTAATGAATGTTTCTCTCCAGTTTAAAGTCTAACCTTACGTACATAGGATGAAATAACCTGGTGAAATTGTAAATGTGGACtcatttgggaagaaagaaatgcctcGCTTTATAGAAAAAATGATCACTAATCAGAGAGCTGCAGACCCTGCTACTGTCTGCTCTGCTGCCTGGCTGCTGTCtgctctgctgtctgtctgctgcctggCTGCTGTCTGCTCTGATGTCTGCTGTCTGTTCTGCATGCCTGGCTCTTAATTGTGTCAAATGCCTTGTCAATCTTAGGTCTCCTCACCTACATTTCAGCCACTTGCCCTGGATATCCCCAGCCACGTTGAAAGGCCAGTCTTCAGCGCCCCTGCTCAGGCGCAGTCAGTCAGCGGCTCCCTGGAGGCAATGACTGATCTAAGCAGCATAGAACAAGACGTGGAGCAAGTGTGGCAGGAGCTGCTTTCCATTCCCGAGTTACAGGTGAGAGAGCGCTGACTGCGCTGTTTAAATTAGTCATCctggttatttattatttacatgttgCCATCTTACAGGAGGAAATTGATGGTGCGTTTAAATTACTCAGACTTCCCAGGCTCACGTAACAAATAACAGTTTTTTCAGTTAATCAGGCTGAATATTTCAGAATAAATGCATTCTAAGCCTGAAAGCTAATTTAGAGCTTTGACCTACTGATCTATTGAAAATGGGAGTTATCGGCCGGgtggtggtgactcacacctctaatcccagcacttgggaggcagaggcaggcggatccctgtgagttcgaggccagcctggtctacaaagagattccaggacagccaaggttacatagagaaaccctgtgttggggagaagaaaaaa
This window encodes:
- the LOC127206869 gene encoding DNA-directed RNA polymerases I, II, and III subunit RPABC4-like; the protein is MDTQKDVQPPRQQPMICTWGECHTKKEIIKSRHPIRRRECGYRIMYKKRTKRLVVFDAR